AAATAAGTAACAACTCAGGCCCACCAACATCCATGACAACTACTCCGTTTTGATTTGATAAAAAAAAGACAAATTCCTTCCCTCTTCACCGTCGCAAAGCGCTAAAAGGCTTTGGTAATCCGGCCTGAAACCGGCAGTTAAAGCTCGTTGAAACGAGCCCCCGTTCTTTATCGCTAAGATAGTACTTATTCTTTCATTTGACACCACTTTTTTTCCCCCTTTTGTGGATTTTATCGAGCCAAAAGTGCGTTGAAGGTTTTTTTCGGATGTTGACGTCAAAAAAACTGCGACGAGACAACACTATTCAGCTAAACGATGAACAGGCGAGGTAAACCATGAGAACACGTTTCTGGATTTTTTCGATGATCGCCCTGCTGACGCTTGCGGGGTGTTCTAACTACCGGGTCGTCAGCGACTACGACCGCACCATTCCCTTCGAGCGCTACAAAACCTACCGATGGAGCGATAAAGGCAGCGCTGGAATCAGCGACGACATTCTTGCCAACAATCCGCTGATCTACAAAAACATTAAATCAGTGGTTGATCGTGAACTGGCCACCAAAGGCTTCGTGCTGAAAGCATCCGGCCCAGTCGATTTCACGGTCTTTCCTCACGCACGAGTCCGCGAGCGGGTGGTTATCGAGCCGAGCGGCTTCTTCGGTTACGGCTGCGGCTACTGCCCCGGCTGGGGATGGCGCAGCTACCCGCCCTACTGGTACGATCCCTACCCGTACCCGGTGTTCAGCCACTATGAAGAGGGCACGCTCATCATCGACATTATCGATTCCAGAAGCGGCGAAGTGGCTTGGGCCGGCATCGCGCGAGGCATCCTGAAAGACTACGATTCATCCGTGCAGATGAACCGCGACCTCGACGAAGTGCTCACAAAAATCATGGCCCAGTTTCCGCCGATGGTGAAATAAGGAGCAACGGCCTCGATTTTGCAGGGGCAGGTTTCGCGCCTGCCCTGTCCTCCGTTCTGCGACTTGCACCATGATGGTTCATTGGATATTTTTTCATTTGCCCGAACGAAAATACCTGAAGACAAACAGGAATATTAGATTATGACAGCGAGCGCCGAAAAAATAATGAACGATGCCCTCAGACTAACCCCTGTTGAAAGGGCAGAAATGATTGAGCGACTCTTTCAGAGTTTCGACAATCATCGCAAAGCCGAGATCGATGCTGCGTGGGCTGCTGAATTCGAGTCGAGGCTCGACGCTTACAAAGAAGGCAAAATCAAAGCATCGCCGGTCGAAGAGGTAATGGCAAGAATCAACAAAAGATGAACATTTAGTGAAAACAATCATGGAACAAGCATTATTAGATCAAGCGTTGGCAATGTCGCCAAATGAACGGGTTGAATTCGCGCAACTTATTCTGGCAAGCATTGAGCACGAAGACGAAAAAATCAGGCAAAAGTGG
The nucleotide sequence above comes from Chlorobaculum tepidum TLS. Encoded proteins:
- a CDS encoding DUF4136 domain-containing protein, with amino-acid sequence MRTRFWIFSMIALLTLAGCSNYRVVSDYDRTIPFERYKTYRWSDKGSAGISDDILANNPLIYKNIKSVVDRELATKGFVLKASGPVDFTVFPHARVRERVVIEPSGFFGYGCGYCPGWGWRSYPPYWYDPYPYPVFSHYEEGTLIIDIIDSRSGEVAWAGIARGILKDYDSSVQMNRDLDEVLTKIMAQFPPMVK
- a CDS encoding addiction module protein; its protein translation is MNDALRLTPVERAEMIERLFQSFDNHRKAEIDAAWAAEFESRLDAYKEGKIKASPVEEVMARINKR
- a CDS encoding addiction module protein, which encodes MEQALLDQALAMSPNERVEFAQLILASIEHEDEKIRQKWITEVKDRMAALKSGKAKLIDFDSLYHED